The proteins below come from a single Benincasa hispida cultivar B227 chromosome 4, ASM972705v1, whole genome shotgun sequence genomic window:
- the LOC120076274 gene encoding uncharacterized protein LOC120076274, which translates to MDNGRQFSNSLMDRLCKFKFKQYKSPMYNAATNGLAGAFNKTLCNLLKKIVSKSKRDWQEKIDEAFWAYRTIHCTPTGVIPYSLVYGVEVVLPLEREIPSLRMAVQEGLTIKDNAKLWLQELEALDEKQLEA; encoded by the coding sequence ATGGATAACGGGAGACAATTCTCCAATAGCTTGATGGATAGGTTGtgtaaattcaaattcaagcaGTACAAGTCGCCCATGTATAACGCCGCCACAAATGGGTTGGCAGGGGCATTTAACAAGACATTGTGCAACCTGCTGAAGAAAATTGTCTCCAAGTCGAAGAGAGATTGGCAGGAGAAGATCGATGAAGCGTTTTGGGCCTATCGCACCATTCACTGTACTCCTACAGGAGTCATCCCATACTCTCTCGTTTATGGGGTAGAAGTTGTCCTtcctttggaaagagaaattccATCGCTAAGAATGGCGGTGCAAGAAGGGCTGACTATAAAGGACAATGCCAAACTTTGGCTCCAAGAGTTGGAAGCACTGGATGAAAAACAATTAGAAGCTTAA
- the LOC120075253 gene encoding pentatricopeptide repeat-containing protein At3g26782, mitochondrial-like — protein sequence MILNRRRSLLFSRRLYHWSLQLAYPPRPIDSESCTFYIKTCSTIKSLKCIHASILKANLHLNLFFCTTLISQYASLGSVSYAYSLFSLLQSLDVFLWNVMLRGFVDAGFHRRAMLLYTQMLDLGIGPDNFTFPFVFKACGCMEDLDFGVRVHYDAVYFGYELDVFVANSLIAMYGRCGRSELAREVFDKMPGRNVVSWSSIIGAYAQNAQYGLGVSLFSLMLSEGFQPNRSVMLNVMACIQSEKEADDVYRMAVDYKLGLDQSVQNAAVGMYARCGKIDTAQNIFNGIHNKDLVSWASMIEAYVQADLPLNALKTFREMILMGILPDSITLLGVIHACLALGCFSQACWLHGFVIRRSFENQIVVETAIIDLYVKCGSLIYARKVFDNMRERNVISWSTMISGYGLHGHGRKAICLFNEMKNSTKPDHITFVSLLAACSHAGLVAEGWDCFNSMHRDFELKPGPEHYACMVDLFGRVGKLKEAHDFISKMPIRPNAGIWGALLGACRIHSNVEMAEVAAKHLLELDPENPGRYVLLYNIYLSSGERKEADQIRALMKRRGLRKIAGHTTIQIKNKIHTFVAGDQSHPQTEMIYSELDKVVYRIQEVGYTPDLNFVLHDVEEETKEKLLFVHSEKLAIVFGLLNSAPGSVIRLQKNLRVCGDCHTFTKFISKVARREIIVRDARRFHHFKDGTCSCGDYW from the coding sequence ATGATTCTGAATCGCCGCCGGAGCCTCCTTTTCTCTCGCCGTCTCTACCACTGGAGCCTCCAACTTGCATATCCTCCTCGACCCATTGATTCTGAATCATGCACCTTCTACATCAAAACTTGCAGTACTATCAAATCCTTGAAATGTATTCACGCTTCAATTCTCAAAGCCAACCTCCACCTCAATTTGTTCTTTTGCACCACCCTCATTTCCCAGTACGCCTCGCTTGGCTCTGTTTCTTACGCCTATTCTCTCTTCTCTTTGCTGCAATCTCTTGATGTTTTTCTGTGGAACGTGATGCTTCGTGGGTTTGTTGATGCTGGGTTTCATCGCAGGGCCATGCTTCTCTATACCCAAATGCTGGATTTGGGAATTGGACCTGATAATTTTACGTTTCCATTTGTTTTTAAGGCGTGTGGGTGTATGGAGGATTTGGATTTTGGGGTTAGAGTTCATTATGATGCTGTGTATTTTGGGTATGAGTTGGATGTTTTTGTTGCGAATTCACTCATCGCGATGTATGGTAGATGTGGGCGTTCAGAGCTTGCACGAGAGGTGTTTGATAAAATGCCTGGAAGGAATGTGGTGTCCTGGAGTTCAATAATTGGTGCTTATGCACAAAATGCTCAATATGGTTTAGGAGTATCGTTGTTCTCGCTGATGTTGAGTGAAGGATTTCAACCGAACAGGTCTGTAATGTTGAATGTGATGGCGTGCATCCAGTCAGAGAAAGAAGCTGATGATGTTTATCGAATGGCTGTGGATTATAAGCTAGGTTTAGATCAGTCAGTCCAAAACGCAGCAGTTGGTATGTATGCACGATGTGGAAAAATTGACACTGCCCAAAATATCTTTAATGGAATTCATAATAAGGACTTGGTGTCGTGGGCGTCAATGATTGAAGCTTATGTGCAGGCTGATCTTCCTCTGAATGCTTTGAAGACTTTTAGAGAAATGATACTAATGGGTATTCTGCCTGATTCTATCACCCTTTTGGGTGTGATTCATGCTTGTTTAGCTTTAGGATGTTTTAGCCAGGCTTGTTGGCTACATGGTTTTGTTATCCGGAGGTCTTTTGAAAACCAAATAGTGGTTGAAACTGCCATTATTGATCTATATGTCAAATGTGGAAGTTTAATATATGCCAGAAAAGTTTTTGATAACATGCGGGAAAGAAATGTTATCTCATGGAGCACCATGATTTCAGGATATGGATTACATGGCCATGGAAGGAAAGCAATCTGTCTCTTCAATGAGATGAAGAACTCAACTAAGCCTGACCACATAACATTTGTATCATTATTGGCAGCGTGTAGTCATGCTGGATTGGTTGCAGAAGGATGGGATTGCTTCAATTCCATGCATAGGGATTTTGAGCTGAAACCAGGACCCGAACATTATGCTTGTATGGTTGATCTCTTTGGTCGAGTTGGGAAGCTTAAAGAAGCTCAtgattttatctcaaaaatgcCGATTAGGCCCAATGCTGGGATTTGGGGTGCATTGCTTGGGGCATGTAGAATACATTCAAATGTAGAAATGGCTGAAGTTGCTGCAAAACATTTACTTGAGTTGGACCCGGAGAATCCTGGGAGATATGTTCTCTTGTACAATATTTATCTTTCAtctggagaaagaaaagaagcagaCCAGATTAGGGCTCTTATGAAGCGAAGAGGTCTTAGAAAAATTGCAGGCCACACAACTATTCAGATAAAAAACAAGATTCATACATTTGTGGCTGGGGATCAATCTCATCCACAAACTGAAATGATTTATTCCGAGTTAGATAAAGTGGTGTACAGGATTCAAGAAGTTGGGTACACCCCTGATTTGAACTTTGTATTACATGATGTGGAAGAAGAGACGAAGGAAAAGCTTCTATTTGTGCATAGTGAAAAGCTTGCTATTGTTTTTGGGCTCTTGAATTCTGCACCGGGGAGCGTCATTAGGCTTCAAAAGAATCTCCGAGTTTGTGGTGATTGTCATACATTTACGAAGTTCATTTCAAAGGTTGCAAGAAGAGAAATTATAGTTAGAGATGCTCGTCGGTTTCACCATTTTAAGGATGGTACTTGCTCATGTGGAGATTACTGGTGA